In a genomic window of Quercus lobata isolate SW786 chromosome 4, ValleyOak3.0 Primary Assembly, whole genome shotgun sequence:
- the LOC115983496 gene encoding toll/interleukin-1 receptor-like protein, whose protein sequence is MALSHQLKNFDVFLSFRGEDTRRGFVSHLHKALTQQGIQTFIDDNLHRGENITEELLKTIENSSASIIVFSKNYASSSWCLDELAKIIECTKKVLPVFYQVPPSEIRKQTGDFGEVLTKLEKRIKDKTKVQRWREALTNAANISGWDYKDRYLYSTTYSCLLIF, encoded by the coding sequence ATGGCCTTATCTCACCAACTCAAGAACTTTGATGTCTTCCTGAGTTTTCGAGGTGAAGATACTCGCCGTGGTTTTGTAAGCCATTTACATAAGGCTCTGACTCAACAGGGTATTCAAACCTTCATTGATGATAATCTCCATAGGGGAGAAAACATTACTGAAGAGCTTCTCAAAACCATTGAAAACTCAAGCGCATCAATAAttgtattttctaaaaattatgcATCCTCTAGTTGGTGTTTGGATGAACTTGCAAAGATTATTGAGTGTACCAAAAAAGTGCTACCAGTTTTCTATCAAGTGCCTCCATCTGAAATTCGTAAGCAAACAGGGGATTTTGGAGAAGTGCTGACTAAGcttgaaaaaagaattaaagataagACCAAGGTACAAAGGTGGAGGGAGGCTTTAACTAACGCAGCCAATATTTCTGGCTGGGACTACAAAGACAGGTATTTGTATAGTACTACGTACTCCTGTTTGCTGATCTTCTAG